A segment of the Caldisericia bacterium genome:
GTTAAAAAGGGGGAGTTTGTATTCATAGTTGGTCCCTCTGGAGCAGGTAAATCTACACTTCTTAAACTCATACACAAGGAGATAGAACCTACCAGTGGGGAAATTTTCTTTAATGGAGAGTCTCTTAAAAAATATGACAAGAAAATATACCTCTTAAGGAGAAAGATAGGGATGATATTTCAGGATTTCAAACTCTTTAAGAGAAGGAATGTCTTTGAGAATGTATCCTTCCCTCTTGAATCCATGGGGTATCCATTTTCATACATAAGAGAAAAAGTGGATAAAACTTTAAAAAATGTGGGTATCTACGAAAAGAGAAATAGTTTCCCCCACACCCTTTCAGGTGGAGAGGGTCAGAGGGTCTCAATAGCAAGAGCACTGGTTATGTCTCCACTTGTACTTCTTGCTGATGAACCAACTGGAAATTTGGATTGGAAAACATCCTTTTCTTTGATGGATCTTTTTATGGAGATAAACCAGATGGGAACAACAATAATTATGTGCACACATAATGAGGAGATAGTTAGAAGATACAACAAAAGGATAATCTATTTAAGAGAAGGGAAGAAGGTGTATGAAAAGTTTCCTCGTGTTAATTAGGGAGATAAAGGAAGCTTTTATAAACATAAAGAGGGCAGGTTTTTTAACCTTTATAACGATACTTGTTATAACCATTTCTCTTTACAGCATAGGAATGATTTACTTCTTCTATCTTTACTCCAACAGAGTAAGAGAGGGTATAGAAAACAGAATAGAGGTTTCATTTTACTTAGAGAAGAATGTGACAGAGGAGAGGATAGAGGAAATAAGAAGAGAAATTTCTCTTCTTCCTGAAGTAGAAAA
Coding sequences within it:
- a CDS encoding ATP-binding cassette domain-containing protein, translating into VKKGEFVFIVGPSGAGKSTLLKLIHKEIEPTSGEIFFNGESLKKYDKKIYLLRRKIGMIFQDFKLFKRRNVFENVSFPLESMGYPFSYIREKVDKTLKNVGIYEKRNSFPHTLSGGEGQRVSIARALVMSPLVLLADEPTGNLDWKTSFSLMDLFMEINQMGTTIIMCTHNEEIVRRYNKRIIYLREGKKVYEKFPRVN